In Setaria viridis chromosome 5, Setaria_viridis_v4.0, whole genome shotgun sequence, the genomic stretch AGATTGCTCTACATAGGAGAGGAAAGGAAAATAGCAAATAAAACATAActttcggggggggggggggggaggggactGCCAAAACTGCACTTTGGTAGATGAAAAGGTGCATCTGAgatatcctttttcttttgcaacaatactAGAGTATCCACTATTCCTTTACCCTATATTATTGCAACCAGGTATCTTTTGAAACATTATTGAAGAATGAAGATCGTTTACCAGAATCTCCACATAGACTTTCATGCCAGGCTTGATGTGATGTCGGATCCAATACCAGTCATTCCCTTTTATTGGCACCCACCTGAACACATAGTGAGTCGTAAATGTCACACAAGACAAAAATCAGAGTATACAGTTTGCCGGTggtctaaaaaaagaaatccaggTTTAGACATAAGACTGTTTCACAAAACTAAGATAAGTGTGTGCCTGTGTGAGGGTCACTCATCACTGATCAGTTGAAGTGCTGATATGTGTTTCGTGTTTTGTGCCAGCTTTCAGGTGAGCGAACAATCAAGTGTGGCTATCCAATGTAGTTCACAAATCAAAACCATGGCATGATAGCAAGAAAACATGACAACAATATATTTGAACACATGCATCAGTAGGTACCATGTTGTGCTACATCAACAGTATAATGGCTTGCATTAGCCTAGAAGAAAGGAGAATCTTCACATTCTGGTTTTCAATGAATTAGGTACACCGTACACAAAGTTCAGAGTTATACAGGACTAGAAGTGCGTACCCCTCATGGACACAGCCAATGTCCACAAAGGCTCCCTGATGGAGGTGAACAGTCGTCACTTGCCCATAACAAATCTGCATGAGGAGCCATCCAGGCATTCATAAAATGGTTAGAATGAGTCTAGAGTTACTGAAGATAAAAACTGCACTAGAGATGTTCGAACATAACCTGTCCAGGATAGTAGAATGGAAGTTCATGCTGCATGAGAGCAAACAATGAAACAATACATCAACAATTACACGAATTGAGAAAATGTATGCACTGAACATTCAAGAGCTAATGAACATACCATATCTTCTCTGTAGTCCTTACCTCGTTTTCTTCTGCCAGGGTAGTAATCCTGATCATACTGCACACAGTGGAAATAGACAAGGTATAACGTTATGTGGTGACATGAGTACATGACATGTTGAGCTTATATCTAATCCAATTGCGTACACAAATAACAACCAAAATTAGCTAAATGGTTTGAAGGATGATCATAAAAAGCTACTCCTAGCCTGTAGAACTAAGCACTAGATGCTGCAATGCTATCAATGAAACTGCAAGATTATACCTGGTAGGATTCCTGCTCCAATCTATCCCggtttgcctccacccattcCTTGTACTGCTTCAGGAACATTTTGTACCTATCAAGCGCCAGATCCTCCGGCGCATCCTCCAGCTTCTCAACGTTCGTCaccccggccgcggccgccgcctccatgtCCAGCCGCTCCGACGCCGCCCTGTGCGCCTCCCTTATAAACTCCAGCTCGTCCGGGTCCACCTCCCAGCCGGGCGGCGGCCAGTCCCGCGGCGGCACGAGCCGCAGCGGGAGCCTGCCGGCCCACGTCGTCTCAAGGGGCTCGGGCGTGTCACGCGTCGCGAAGAGGCGCTCGATGTACCCCGGCTCGGCCTCCACCTTCTTCCGGTAGGCCGGCGTGAGCATGCGGAAGGCCTCGAGGGACTCCGGCGACTGGAGCGGCACCTCCTCTCCCTCGTTGAGGCTGTGGCGCGCGAAGGCTACCTCCGGGGTCATGACCTCCTCCCAGGGCGCCCATCCGTGCTCCAcccagctccggcggcgggcaacCTCTTCGGGCTCGGTGTTCTTAATGCTGATCGAGGGGATGACcggcgggtcggcggcgggggtCTCGTCGGGAGGCGAGGGGTTGACGgacgcggcgaggcggcgggggcggggcctgAGGAGGGTCCTGGGGCGTAGGCTGGGaagggggaggtggtggtggaggaaggtagcggcggccggcggggtggtCGCCATTTTTGGTTGGGTTTTGGGAGCACGGAATGGTCGCCGTGTCGTCACGGGGTTTAAGGGAGACGAGGGCGGGGGAGGATAAGGTGCGGATCCACGAGTCTTGTTTGTCGTCGGAATTGTTAAAATTTCTTTTTTAAGCAAAAttgtttaaaaaaatttaagcaAAATTGTTAAAATTCTTTCAAATGAAAATTTCTTGAAATCAATTGAACTGGACCAGGAGTGTGTGACAAGGCTATAGATTAGTCTAAGGTGGCAAGGATTTTAGAATAATTAATATATGTTTTTTCGAGTAGTGATTGATTTTGTTATAGAACAATGGTAAATAGCGATCCAAGTTTTGATCTCTCTATGTAATTAGCAAGATTGATCCAAAATTTATCTAGGGCGAACTATCCGGATTCGAAGCAAGAAAAAGCAAAACAAAATGTACAAATGTTCTGCAGTTATATTTGGACATTTGCTTTTGTTCCAGAAAAATGGTGGGAGTAATTGCTAGCAATGCAAGTTTTGACCTCTCTATGTAATTAGCTAGATTGTCCCAAAACTTATCTAGGTGAACTATCCGGATTTCTGCAGGAAAAAAAGAGGCGTTAAGCTGACGCCTAGACGCGTACAAATGTTCCTCCAAATCCAGCCGTCCACGCTGAAACCACCGGCCAGATCTCGCATATCTTCGTGACCTCCGCTCGCTGGGACGCTGGCTCAGCCTCCGCTACAGTTTGTTTGCTTGCCTTTGCCTCTCTgtctcgccggctcgccgcccaGCCGCTCCGCCGCACGAAAACCTCTTCCCCCATTCTCCTgttcgccgcccgccgcccgcccctttCTCTGGAACCTTCTAGAAGCCCTCAGGGCTCCGCGATGGAGCCCAGGAGGCGAGAGCGCCGGGTCATAGCCGTcgcaggcgcggcggcgctcgtcgcTGTCGGCCTCAACATCGccttctccgccgtcgccgcccaccgccggagGAAGCGACGAGGTGAGCGCCGCAAAACCCTCGACCCCCGCTGTTGTGTCCCAAGTACTGGGTACGGTCCCTTGTGCAGGTAAACGACACTCGCTTTTGAACTCAAAGCCCATTAGATGCTCCGAAATTGAGCGACCTGCACAGTGGCACAGGGCTGTGCTGTTTTGCTTCAATCTCGTATCAATGTAGCATATGTTGATGGAATTTTGCCTTAACGCGACCCCATTGCTTTGCCCTTTGATTGTTACAATTGCCTAGTGAAATGTAGAATCATGCATTAGTGATACAATTTAAGCAAAACTTTAACTCCTAAGTGAACCTTGAAAAGTTgttgatgtgtttttttttttaatttgaatgGTTAATGTTCTGAATGGTTGCAGAGCTTCCAGGGTTTACTGCTCGAGTCAACTTGTCAGCAGCTGAGATTAAAAGATTAGCTGACCGTATCATCACTAAGGCGAAGGAAACATATGATTCAGTGGCTGCAGTGCCCCTAGATAAAGTATGTTTGCAACTTGTTGTGCCACGGCATTTTATTCACAGCGCTGTTTTGTGAAATGTAGCTTTTATATGGAAGCTTATGCATGACTTTGGACTTGCGATTTGATCTAGTAGTATTCTAGAGTTCTAATGTTCAGACAACCATATAGTGGTAGGGAAGTACATATATGTTTGTAGTATGCTGGTTCTTAGAAAAATACAATGTGCAATGAGCACATACAACCCTCGAATCTTGAGAATTTCCTAACATTTAAAAATTGTATTTTGCAGGTCAGTTTTGCAAATGTCATTGCACCATTGGCAGAATTAGATGCGCTGCAATTTCCTCTGGTTCAAGCTTGTGTTCTCCCAAGGATGGTATCACCATCTGAGGATGTTCGGAAGGCCAGTGCTGAAGCAGAGAATCGATTGGATTCTCActttgtgatgtgcaggtgcaatGTTGTTACTTATTTGATTATTTCCTATTCATCCACTTGGATGCAACTGTGGGGTAGTGATGTATGTTCCCTAACTTACATTAGTGTAACATTAGGTACTATTGTCAAGTAACATGAAGTGGTAATGTATAGCGCAAAATCATGCACATAGCTTGGCCCTTGGTATCTTTGTTAACCCAACTTACTTGGTCAAGTTAGCATCATTGGCATAACTTCAGTGACCAAGCGGATCGTATTGTTTTGTAAAGGTTATGAAGTAAACACATGTTTAAGTTTATGAAGTAATGTATCATATATAAAGAATGACAATACTTATAGTGCGTGAAATTCCCTTTCTTCTATCTGAGCCAGTGCAATGCTATATAAGAGTCTTACTATTTCCTGCAAGGTGACCAGGCAGCGTGAGGATGTTTATCGCGTCATAAAAGCATTCGCAGTGAAAGGTGAAAGAATAGGTCCTGAAGCAACAAGATTTCTCCAGTGCTTGGTACAGAATTCTTTTGTACATGTAAATTAATATCATGTTCTGACTGACAATTGGTTGTTTGTGCATGTGATGAATTATAGCAATATCATTTTGCTATAATTGTTGTATccatatttattttgatattgCTTATGAACATATATCATGTAGGTATAATCTGGTTAGTGACTACTCTCGTTAGGACATGCTTATCTAGTGCATCTTCTCTTGCACTGAATTGTCTTTGCGTCTCAGTACCCTTTCTTTTTGAATTTGAACTTCTGAAATGATCTATTAGCATAAAGGATTGCTgtctttttataaaaaaaaatttatgaaAGCTGAAAGCAAACCATAGAATTACTGAAGGATGTGTGATCTGTCTTGCAATTATACTATTTGCAATTTGCTCAAACAATACTTTTCAAATTGCTCTGGCTAATCAGTGTTGTTTTGCTGATTTGTATAATTATGCTTGAACAGGTGAAAGAGTTTGAACGCAATGGAGTAAAACTATCTCAGCACAAGAGAAAAGAAATGGAGAAATTGAAATCTCATATAGATGAATTAAACCTAAAGTATCTCCAAAATCTGAATGATTTCACTAAATTCCTACTTTTAAGCGAGGATGAGCTAGCTGGAATGCCCTTTGAGTTCCTAAAGGTAAGCTAGAGAGTAAGCTTGAATCAAGCATACATTCAAAAGGTACAATAAGCAATCCTTAGAAGGTTGAAATAGTCTTTGCTTACTTTATGCTTGAACTGAAGTTTGAATGAATGAAAAAGACTATGATATTGCTTTCTAATACTCGTTTACTCAAACTCATCAACTCAGGATCTGGAAAAGGCTGATGGGAAGCTGAAGGTTCCATTAAGTAGTTACCACGTTACTCCAATTCTCGAGCACTGCAAGGTCAGTTCCCTTTCTTTGTGCTTATGAGCTCTGACCATTGATTTGAGTATTTGACTTAAAGGGTAAAAGTAGTAATATTGTATGCTGTGGATTACTCAATTCCCCCTCTCCTTTTATTATTTGTTATTGTTATGCTAGGAAGTGTGCTGTTGGCCAGTTGCAATTTATATGTTTCCCATCAAGTTATGTATGACTTGGTGTTAACTAGGTGCATCTTTTTCAAGGTTGGCTCTACCAGGAAGCAGATTGCTGTTGCTTATGGACAGAAAGGTGGGAAGGACAATCTGGGAATCCTAGAAAATTTGGTAACCACAATTTCACATCTGCATCTGTAACTTGCATGCCCTTTTTGTTGCGGATTTCATCTTATTTCACGGCATCTATTACATTTGGTTCTTTGAGTTCCAGTTTAGGCAAGAGCACTGGAActgacatgtttttttttttgaaaactgaCATGTTGCAGTTTCATTTTCTATGTATATTCAGGTTCAGCTAAGACACAAATTTGCTAGACTTCTGGGGTATGGCAACTATGCTGATTTTGCAATTGAACCCAGAATGCCAAGGACGTCAAGGAAGGTTTGTGCTTTTCTGCGAGGAATGCCTGCTTGATTCTTTATTTTTAGCTAAATCTTCCTGGTGAACACATTCTTCAATATCAAACTTGTTATATTCTTTCAACCCTGATCTAGTCAGCTTGCTGACAAATATTGTTTGCTCAGTTTCACATGGCACTAGGAAAACAATAGATGTCAAAGTTTTTTCTCTTGCAGGTCTTAGAGTTTTTGGAAGAGATGTCGGAACAGTTAAGTGACGTAGCTAATAGAGAGCTCAGCATACTCAAAGACCTTAAGGTTTTAAGAACTCCTTTAGGCTCTGCTAAATTTTCCATTGATCAAACTCTTTTCATTAATAAATCAGATAGTCGCTATTGATTTTCTGATTTCAgatgaaggaggaaggaaaTGCTCAGTTCGGCATGGAAGATTTGTTGTACTACGTCAAAAGAGCTGAAGAATTCAAGGTTGATCTTGATATTGGtgaaattaaaaaatatttccCTGTTAGCCTGGTCGTATCTGGAATGTTGAAGATGTATCAGGATCTATTTGGTAAAATGCTAGCCATTAACTAATGCACTACCAACCTCTATTTTTCATAAGGTATGCGCACAGATATATTTTTCtctaatttctttttttctcctttcatGAAGCACTAAGATTTGATGAAATTAAGGATGCTGAGGTTTGGCATGATACAGTTCGTGTCTTTTCTGTTTGGGATGCAAGTTCAAGTGATCTTTTGGGTTATTTTTTTCTCGATATCTTTGCCAGGTTTGTTCTCAATGCATGCTAGTGAAGCTTTAATGATTTTCAAGGTCTCATGATATGATATGCATGTTCAATAGGATACAAATGCCAAAAGTACATTGGTTTTTGTATAAGAAATGCAGTGCAAGTTGCTCTGGCTTCTTTCTCTTTTGCCCTGTTTATCATAATTAACAAAATGTATATTAGGGAATCCAATTCTCCTGGGCCTCAAACTTACATTTCAAGGAGAAATAGCCTCACTGAATCCACAAAAGCCATTAAAGAACACCCCATAAGATTCCGATACACATAAAAGAGGGTAATTTTTATTAGCTACCTcttttgcttcacagggaaggAAAGTATGCCCACACTTGCGTTGTGACACTTCAGAATGGATGCTTGTGTTCTAATGGTACACGTAAGGTAACTCGGAAAATCTCATGTATATTGTATAGTGCAATCAGAGTATGAATTTCTTGCTAGAATCACTTTAGTCCGAAGGATTTGCATATTACCTTCTCTTGTAATCTTATAGGCTTCTTATTAAAGCAATTTAGCATAAGATCTAATACAATCAAATTGTTAAcagctccattttttttttaccaaaaagCTCCAAAGTAATTGTTCTCTCACAAACTCAACATATCTATCTGTGGGAAGTAGCTCTGTATACTGTAATTATTGGCCTGTTGGTGACAGGTTCCGGCTGCTGTGCTACTATCTCAGTGTCCAAAAGAGTTTGATGGGAATTCAGCATTGCTGCGGTTCCCCGAAGTTGTCAGGCTATTCCATGAATTTAGCCACGTGGTATTGATATCAACTTTCTCAAACATATTCTCTTTCAAAAATCTTATAGAACTTTGATGCGTAAAGCTGTCCctcaattaaatttttttacagAAACGCTGCCACACTGGAAAGTTCCCGTCATAATTTTCACAGTAAAACGACTTCTTTTTGAATAGATGCATTGATTTCAATATTCCGCAGGTCCATCACATATCCAACAGAGCCACCTTTTCAAGATTTTCAGCTCTCCGGCTGGAGGGTGACTTTgctgaaattccaagcctgctACTCGAGAACTGGTAGGCATAACTTTTTTCTTCATTTACATGCCAACACTTGTGTTTAATCTGTTGGAAACTGACATTTCTGATATGTAATGCAACCTTGCCATCTCAGGTGCTTTGAGAGCATTTCTCTGAAAATGATGTCCGGCTTCCATCAGGTGGTGCAAATAAATTTAGCATATGATGTTTAATGTGTTGGGATTGTTATCACGCCTTGCATATTTTcaagaataaaagaaaaacaaagatgTAAGAAAACTGGTAAACAATATGCGGCCATTTTAGAAGATGGAATTATGGAAACAACTCCATGGATAAAAAACAATATTTCCGACCTTGCATGGTGAAGACCTTGTGAATCTGTTGAGACTTGTTTAGGTTAGCACTAAAGAGTTCTCTGTTTTTATCATTGTAGGACATTACAAGATCTGTAACTAGTGAAGCTTGCCAATCTCTGAAAAGGAGGCGTGATTTATTTGCTGGCCTGAAAATGAAACAAGAGATCCTTTTGTGTGAGTCATTTTGCTATCTACCAAATCGAATGGAGTGATTGTATTGTTTCTCAAATGTTATCTAATTCTTAAGTAGTGAGGTTGAGGTCCTGATACAGTTTGACTGACACCTGCCACCTGAATTTGGCTGGCTTTTCATGTCAGCATCACTTCATTCTCTTAATCAATACTTCTTGCCAATAACGGACAGTTTGATTTGTACCCTACtattagctcatgtttattaATTAGTAAGAAAAATTCATTCAATGTAGTAACTTACATATTGTTTTCACTTTTACTAGGCCTTGTTGATCAGATAATACATTCAAGTGAGAATGTGGACATTGATGACTTAATCAAGGAGCTTCATCCCAAGGTACTAATGATAGCACCTTGTTTCACTGTTTATAGTAATGATATCAATTAAGGCAAATGCTCCTTTCCAGGTAATGTTGGGCATACCTTTATTGGAAGGGACCAGTCCAGCTTCATGCTTTCCTCGTATAGCT encodes the following:
- the LOC117857165 gene encoding probable thimet oligopeptidase — its product is MEPRRRERRVIAVAGAAALVAVGLNIAFSAVAAHRRRKRRELPGFTARVNLSAAEIKRLADRIITKAKETYDSVAAVPLDKVSFANVIAPLAELDALQFPLVQACVLPRMVSPSEDVRKASAEAENRLDSHFVMCRQREDVYRVIKAFAVKGERIGPEATRFLQCLVKEFERNGVKLSQHKRKEMEKLKSHIDELNLKYLQNLNDFTKFLLLSEDELAGMPFEFLKDLEKADGKLKVPLSSYHVTPILEHCKVGSTRKQIAVAYGQKGGKDNLGILENLVQLRHKFARLLGYGNYADFAIEPRMPRTSRKVLEFLEEMSEQLSDVANRELSILKDLKMKEEGNAQFGMEDLLYYVKRAEEFKVDLDIGEIKKYFPVSLVVSGMLKMYQDLFALRFDEIKDAEVWHDTVRVFSVWDASSSDLLGYFFLDIFAREGKYAHTCVVTLQNGCLCSNGTRKVPAAVLLSQCPKEFDGNSALLRFPEVVRLFHEFSHVVHHISNRATFSRFSALRLEGDFAEIPSLLLENWCFESISLKMMSGFHQDITRSVTSEACQSLKRRRDLFAGLKMKQEILLCLVDQIIHSSENVDIDDLIKELHPKVMLGIPLLEGTSPASCFPRIAVGYDAVCYSYIWSEVFAADLFVSKFKDDLLNQHAGLRFRNKVLAPGGSKDPLEIITDYLGREPSLQPFIQSRTGNSL